The genomic DNA TTGATCAATGAACCAGTTTTTGATACTTTGGAAAATCTCTTCTGTCTCCACTAGCTTCTCTTCTGGTTGTTGCACATCTACCTCAAATCGCGGCACAAACTCCGGCACATAGCTCAATTGAAGCAAACATTTTTGAATAGTCTCCTCTTGAATCAGTAAATCACTAATTTTAGCAGCCATTTGATGAGATCCTAGAATAAAGTCCCGTAAGTATCGAATAAACTTCTCTTTAAATTCAAGCAACTTAATCTTTTGCGAACTAAAAATTGCATCTTCAGAACTTAAATACGCCATATAATCCGCAGTTGTTTCACGAACTAGTTTAAAACGGCGGACCACTTCTTCCCACGAATCTAATAACTGTTGATCCGTCTTATTCAACATGATAAAATCCTGCAAACTTCGGTATAATTTTTCAAATAAACGGACATCTAGTGACCCTTTAAAGCTATCTCCTTGGCGCTCCAGCACACGCATCATCCGTTCCACTTCCACACTGATCGGTAAAATTTGATAACGAGAATTCCGCCGATTGAACTCAGCAATCGTTCGAGGATTTTTTACTTCATAACTCTCACTGATATTCTGCCATGTAACCAATTGTTTCAAATCTTGCGTTAGTTGATCACTTGTATACTCTGGTAAGTATTCTGATTGAATAAAGCTCAAGATATCTTCTGGATAAATGAAATCACGCATTCTTTCATGCTGCACAAAAAAATAACGCATAATCAAACGATACCGCAGATGATTCATATCTGCATTCAAATATGCAACTTCCGTTATTTTTTTGTAATCAGAAGGCTGTTCAAAAAATTGGGGCATCTGCATCTTCTCCTTGGTCTAGATAATTTTAGTATAGCATGGGATGGATAATTGAGTAACTATTTTATAGTTTTTTTAAACTGGACATATTTGATGGGCTTCTTAATCACTTAAATTCTTAAATCATTTGAATGTGATTTATTAAAGTAATTTTTAAAATTATCAATGGCAGTAAAAATAACATCGTATTTCCAGCACTACTATGAAGAGATTACAAACTTATCCTTGAATATAAAATCTATTTAGTTGGATTATGAAGCAATAAATTAAAAAAAATGATGTTAAAACTAAGTCCAAAAGACAATACTTAGTTTTAACATCATTAATCCTAAAAATAGCTTCGCTTTTACCCGTTACTATCTACCCTCTTGGAAGGGGTATTTCATCTAAGATAAGGGTATCACTCCAAATGTTGACTGGTCAAGTATTTAATTAAATGTATTTCATGTATATAGATCTGGTTTACGCCATGCTATTTATCTTTAAAAATTCAATCATTAAAAAAACACCAACCACATTGGTTACTATAATATAACTATTACTTTTAGTTGACAGTTATTAAATTATTTATTTCTTCAAATTTCCATATTTTGAACTATTCCATCTCTCCCCTGATTTTCATCACTTCTCTGTCAAAATCAGAAACGATTTTTTGATGCTTATTGAACTCCTTATACTCATCAATTGCTTTTTTCTTGGCTGTACTACTACTGATTTGTCCATTTCCTTCAAGGATCTGATAACGATTGAAGGTTAAAAATTCATCAATACTTTTTGCAAAGTCTTCCATGCTAAGTAATATCTCATCTTCTAAGAGACGTTCTACGTAATCAAAGTAAGAGGAAACATTTCGCTCTAAACTACGAATTTGTTTTTCAGTCAAATAGTTTTTAGCTATTGCGACATCCGATTGTAATATCCGGCCATCTGGTGAATGTTTCCAAGTAGTGAGTCCCATATTTTCTTTCGTTTTATCCGCTCTATCATAAATGATTTCTGCGGCTGTTCTTCCTGTAATCGCATAGTGGAATTTGTTTTGTACAGTTGCATAAAATTGCTTTGTTACCTCTGCATTTTTATCATAATCATAAGAAATTTCTGCAAAAACATCAGTGATTTGTTGCCAGATACGGCGTTCACTTGCACGAATTGAACGAACTGTTTCGAGTAGCTCTCGGAAGTAGTCTTTACTAAACGCATGTTCACCTTGTTTCATTCGTTCGACATCAATTTTAAATCCTTTTCGAATATAGTCTTTTAAGACGTCCGTTGCCCAAATACGAAATTTCGTTGCTTTTTGCGAGTTGACTCGATAGCCAATAGAAATAATGACATCAAGATTATAAAATGTGGTCGCCCTTTTTACTGACCTTCCACCCTCATTTTGAACTATTTCCATTTTGGAAATAGTTCGATCTTCTATCAGTTCACCAGAATCAAATATATTTTTCAGATGTTTACTAATTGCTGGGATGCCAACATCAAAAAGCTTCGAAATTGTCTTTTGTGTTGCCCAAATGGTTTCATCTTGCACCACTACTTCCACTTTCTCACTGTCTTCATACATCAAAAATTGGATTTCATTCAATTTGACTTATTCTCCCTTCTTGATTCCACCTGTATTTTATAAAAATAGTTGCTAAAATTGTCAAGATACTTAATTCAAATCATATGTAAATCGAATGAACATTGTTCTTACTCGGCAACTCCCCAAAAATAATATCTTCAACTGATTTATTTGTATTATAGCAAAAAATCATGTCACTTATATATACGCCAAATAATGCGATAAAACGATTATGTATAAAAAAACTAAGACTTCGCTCAAAGTCTTAGTTTTTTACATATCAACTTTTGTTCTTTTCCTTACCCATCCCCCAACTTCTCCCAAATCTCACTCTGCTCCTGAAAATGCTTCACTAGATCCACATCAAAGATATCTTTGAGTAGTTTTCTTGAAGCTGTTTCCAAAAATGGGCCCTGCTTGATGACTTGGCCTGCTTTCATGAACAAGACTTGGTCGCTTAAAGAAAGGGCTAAGCGGATATCGTGGAAGACTCCAATGATTGTTTTGTCTTGGTTCTTGCCCCAGTCTTTTAAATAGCCGATGAGTTCGAGTTGGTGCTTGATATCAAGATGATTATTGGGTTCGTCTAGTAATAAGATATCTGGATCTTGAGCTAATACTTTGGCTAGGAAGACGCGTTGCTTTTGGCCACCGGAAAGTTGGTTGACTGGGTGGTCTTTCAATTCTAACAAATTGGTTAGAGCCAAGCACTCCATGACTTTTTCTCGGTCTTCTGCTGTGGTGACTGACCATAGCCCATGTTTGATGTGCGTATAACGCCCCATCATGACGGTTTCATAGACGGTATAATCAAAAGCAATGGTTGAAAACTGGCTGAGTAAGGCGACTTTCCGTGCGGCTTCTTTACGCTTCATTGTGCGGACTTCTTTTCCATCGATCGTGATCGATCCTTCGTAGGAAAGGATGCCTGAAATTGATTTCAATACGGTCGTCTTGCCACAGCCGTTAGGTCCTAGGATACATAGGTTCTCACCTTTGTTCA from Enterococcus mundtii includes the following:
- a CDS encoding TIGR02677 family protein, yielding MPQFFEQPSDYKKITEVAYLNADMNHLRYRLIMRYFFVQHERMRDFIYPEDILSFIQSEYLPEYTSDQLTQDLKQLVTWQNISESYEVKNPRTIAEFNRRNSRYQILPISVEVERMMRVLERQGDSFKGSLDVRLFEKLYRSLQDFIMLNKTDQQLLDSWEEVVRRFKLVRETTADYMAYLSSEDAIFSSQKIKLLEFKEKFIRYLRDFILGSHQMAAKISDLLIQEETIQKCLLQLSYVPEFVPRFEVDVQQPEEKLVETEEIFQSIKNWFIDQPQHLSEYSLLNQRTDEMIRKITRAIRDIGEERSQRSSRKKDYLHMAKWFYQCEDIAEAHCLSARVFGVESARYYWVEEITTSDIYGDIWQQEPSVYYLRGRVREYREATKNKSFTLNQAEKEKLMREYQSQQEKVLHLLKTFIHQGEIHPSTHEFIPKEIRRLFLKWFAQGVLSNEGVFSTEFGQRMKLLRIGGIVELRSDDGILEMEDFKFSIITRGEVNEV
- a CDS encoding virulence RhuM family protein, coding for MNEIQFLMYEDSEKVEVVVQDETIWATQKTISKLFDVGIPAISKHLKNIFDSGELIEDRTISKMEIVQNEGGRSVKRATTFYNLDVIISIGYRVNSQKATKFRIWATDVLKDYIRKGFKIDVERMKQGEHAFSKDYFRELLETVRSIRASERRIWQQITDVFAEISYDYDKNAEVTKQFYATVQNKFHYAITGRTAAEIIYDRADKTKENMGLTTWKHSPDGRILQSDVAIAKNYLTEKQIRSLERNVSSYFDYVERLLEDEILLSMEDFAKSIDEFLTFNRYQILEGNGQISSSTAKKKAIDEYKEFNKHQKIVSDFDREVMKIRGEME
- a CDS encoding ABC transporter ATP-binding protein codes for the protein MTLKLSQVTAGYGSVKIIKEVSFELNKGENLCILGPNGCGKTTVLKSISGILSYEGSITIDGKEVRTMKRKEAARKVALLSQFSTIAFDYTVYETVMMGRYTHIKHGLWSVTTAEDREKVMECLALTNLLELKDHPVNQLSGGQKQRVFLAKVLAQDPDILLLDEPNNHLDIKHQLELIGYLKDWGKNQDKTIIGVFHDIRLALSLSDQVLFMKAGQVIKQGPFLETASRKLLKDIFDVDLVKHFQEQSEIWEKLGDG